One region of Chiloscyllium plagiosum isolate BGI_BamShark_2017 unplaced genomic scaffold, ASM401019v2 scaf_48704, whole genome shotgun sequence genomic DNA includes:
- the LOC122545927 gene encoding aminopeptidase RNPEPL1-like isoform X1 produces the protein MAAAFERPTFCCCRKVVTGSAKSERLNSSRDCPVDIASASNFQHFQIQHFHLELDINFPSREIQAVEVLDLVCLQPDTQSLVLDSHQSLHIRSVNAKCRCNSGENSWPLSHRLDPFTEYGSSLVINLPAAIKPLSNFQIIIRYTTADGPAVSPPPTSSGWTLLNRN, from the coding sequence ATGGCTGCTGCCTTCGAGCGGCCAACTTTCTGCTGCTGCCGGAAAGTTGTGACCGGCTCCGCCAAGAGCGAGAGGTTGAATTCGTCCCGGGACTGCCCTGTCGACATCGCATCCGCCTCCAACTTCCAGCATTTCCAGATCCAGCATTTCCACCTGGAGTTGGACATTAACTTCCCGAGCCGGGAGATCCAGGCGGTGGAGGTGCTGGACTTGGTGTGCCTGCAGCCCGACACCCAGAGCCTGGTCCTGGACTCGCACCAGTCGCTGCACATCCGCTCGGTCAACGCTAAATGTCGGTGCAACTCGGGCGAAAACAGCTGGCCCCTGAGTCACCGCCTCGACCCTTTCACCGAGTACGGCTCCTCTCTCGTGATAAACCTGCCGGCTGCCATCAAACCTCTCAGCAACTTTCAGATCATCATCAGGTACACTACAGCCGATGGGCCGGCGGTAAGTCCTCCTCCAACTTCTTCAGGTTGGACGCTTTTAAACAGAAACTGA
- the LOC122545927 gene encoding aminopeptidase RNPEPL1-like isoform X2, whose amino-acid sequence MAAAFERPTFCCCRKVVTGSAKSERLNSSRDCPVDIASASNFQHFQIQHFHLELDINFPSREIQAVEVLDLVCLQPDTQSLVLDSHQSLHIRSVNAKCRCNSGENSWPLSHRLDPFTEYGSSLVINLPAAIKPLSNFQIIIRYTTADGPACSYSYALQSLPPEL is encoded by the exons ATGGCTGCTGCCTTCGAGCGGCCAACTTTCTGCTGCTGCCGGAAAGTTGTGACCGGCTCCGCCAAGAGCGAGAGGTTGAATTCGTCCCGGGACTGCCCTGTCGACATCGCATCCGCCTCCAACTTCCAGCATTTCCAGATCCAGCATTTCCACCTGGAGTTGGACATTAACTTCCCGAGCCGGGAGATCCAGGCGGTGGAGGTGCTGGACTTGGTGTGCCTGCAGCCCGACACCCAGAGCCTGGTCCTGGACTCGCACCAGTCGCTGCACATCCGCTCGGTCAACGCTAAATGTCGGTGCAACTCGGGCGAAAACAGCTGGCCCCTGAGTCACCGCCTCGACCCTTTCACCGAGTACGGCTCCTCTCTCGTGATAAACCTGCCGGCTGCCATCAAACCTCTCAGCAACTTTCAGATCATCATCAGGTACACTACAGCCGATGGGCCGGCG TGCTCTTACAGTTATGCCCTCCAGTCACTACCTCCTGAACTGTGA